Proteins encoded together in one Mugil cephalus isolate CIBA_MC_2020 chromosome 16, CIBA_Mcephalus_1.1, whole genome shotgun sequence window:
- the mmp21 gene encoding matrix metallopeptidase-21, with translation MLTFFQLIILFFSTNISSTDAEKLFHNRDHSDAQILNSRRAEVITDKHTAEVFLSRYGFFKPVNWEEIQFEDSDTSLKRTPPDFPDDLQAAIQEGTSVSRSRDASQSGYGGETDYRAFISALEEFQRVSGLPVTGVFDEATKVAMNKPRCGVPDKEINLNAPAEEESEDIRSSDIENSPTDSFNETGSNNTAGNTTAGSANSSQDDTFNFNDTESVSNDTGVTDANGFFSATSPNSSHGLSHAVYGSMDAQQSGEVRRRKRHLAALVSKHRRRKRDLSDTGYMAFTKRVLRWRLIGEGYSSQLTIEDQRYIFRLAFRMWSEVSPLEFVEDAKSPLEEIDIKLGFGTGRHLGCNQKFDGTGQEFAHAWFLGDIHFDDDEHFTAPNTGSGISLLKVAVHEIGHVLGLPHIYRTGSIMQPSYLPQESLFEMDWMDRKAIQHLYGGCKGRFNTVFDWIRKEKTLYGEVVVRFNTYFMRDGWYWLYENRNNRTRFGDPVALQIGWNGIPVDGVDAYVHVWSRRRDAVYFFKGIQFWRYDNENDRAFTQDSEGHRYPRFIWEGFPGVPSPIDTAFYDRMDAHIYFFKNTLVYAFDVEANSLARGFPKNIRAVFPPVVSGDHPDGNIDAAYFSYTHNAVFLLKGTRFWRVAGSRDRRRRPSLPRNGLLPHQEVDQTWYDICNVHPTALKLTR, from the exons ATGCTGACTTTTTTCCAgctgatcattttgtttttttcgacGAACATTAGCTCAACGGACGCGGAAAAACTTTTCCACAATCGGGATCACTCTGACGCGCAGATCCTGAACTCGCGCCGAGCTGAGGTTATAACAGACAAGCACACAGCAGAG gtcTTTCTCTCTAGATATGGATTCTTCAAGCCAGTTAACTGGGAAGAAATCCAGTTTGAGGATTCAGACACCTCTTTGAAGAGGACGCCTCCGGACTTTCCGGACGATCTTCAAGCCGCAATCCAGGAGGGGACCTCCGTGTCTCGTTCAAGGGATGCTTCTCAAAGTGGCTACGGCGGTGAAACAGATTATCGAGCATTTATCTCAGCACTTGAAGAGTTTCAGAGGGTGTCAGGTCTACCTGTTACAGGAGTGTTTGATGAGGCCACCAAGGTGGCAATGAACAAACCGAGGTGTGGAGTCCCCGACAAGGAGATTAACCTGAATGCCCCGGCAGAAGAAGAATCTGAGGACATTAGAAGCTCAGATATCGAAAACAGTCCCACTGATAGTTTTAATGAAACTGGCAGTAATAATACAGCAGGTAACACAACCGCTGGTTCTGCAAATTCCTCTCAGGATGACACGTTCAATTTTAACGACACAGAAAGTGTTTCCAATGACACCGGCGTGACCGATGCAAATGGATTTTTCAGCGCCACTTCTCCAAACAGCTCACACGGCCTCAGCCATGCGGTGTACGGCAGCATGGACGCGCAGCAGAGCGGAGAGGTGAGGCGCAGAAAGCGCCACCTCGCCGCCCTGGTGTCCAAACACCGGCGGCGGAAGAGAGACCTGAGCGACACCGGCTACATGGCCTTCACCAAGAGGGTGCTGAGGTGGAGGCTGATCGGCGAAGGCTACAGCAGTCAGCTGACCATAGAGGACCAGAGGTACATCTTCAGGCTGGCCTTCAGGATGTGGAGCGAGGTGTCGCCGCTGGAGTTCGTGGAGGATGCGAAGTCGCCGTTGGAGGAGATTGACATCAAGCTGGGCTTTGGCACAG GAAGACATCTAGGGTGCAATCAGAAGTTTGATGGCACCGGCCAAGAGTTTGCCCACGCCTGGTTCCTGGGTGATATACACTTTGATGACGACGAGCATTTCACTGCTCCCAACACAGGCAGTGGAATCAGCCTTCTCAAA GTAGCAGTTCATGAGATAGGCCACGTCCTGGGTCTACCCCACATCTACAGAACTGGCTCTATAATGCAGCCGAGCTATCTACCCCAGGAGTCGCTCTTTGAGATGGACTGGATGGACCGAAAAGCCATACAGCATCTTTATG GGGGCTGTAAAGGTCGCTTCAACACAGTGTTCGACTGGATCAGGAAGGAGAAGACGCTCTACGGGGAGGTGGTCGTCCGCTTCAACACCTATTTCATGAGGGACGGCTGGTACTGGCTGTACGAGAACAGAAACAACAGGACGCGCTTCGGCGACCCCGTCGCTCTGCAGATCGGCTGGAATGGGATTCCGGTGGACGGAGTGGACGCATACGTGCACGTGTGGTCCAGAAGAAGAGACGCTGTGTACTTCTTCAAAG gcattcAGTTCTGGAGGTATGATAACGAGAACGACCGGGCGTTCACTCAGGACTCGGAGGGTCACCGCTATCCCAGGTTCATTTGGGAAGGGTTCCCCGGGGTGCCCAGCCCCATCGACACCGCATTCTATGACCGGATGGACGCTCACATCTActtcttcaaaaacaccctt GTGTACGCGTTCGACGTGGAAGCCAACAGCCTGGCGAGAGGCTTCCCCAAAAACATCAGAGCGGTTTTCCCTCCAGTGGTGAGCGGAGACCATCCAGATGGCAACATCGACGCCGCCTACTTCTCCTACACCCACAACGCCGTCTTCCTGCTCAAGGGCACGCGCTTCTGGCGAGTGGCGGGCAGCCGCGACCGCCGGCGCCGGCCCTCTCTGCCGCGGAACGGCCTGCTGCCGCACCAGGAGGTGGATCAGACCTGGTATGACATCTGCAACGTTCATCCCACTGCACTCAAACTAACCCGCTGA